The Antechinus flavipes isolate AdamAnt ecotype Samford, QLD, Australia chromosome 5, AdamAnt_v2, whole genome shotgun sequence DNA segment aataaaaggccagggggaaaaaagacaaaacttaATTGGAAACtcaaataatctcattctaaagaatgaataggtaaaataacaaatcatagaatcaattttttattaatttcatccaaaagaatgacaatgaagagaatgacataccaaaatttgagggatgcagacaaagcagttattagggaaaatttgatatctctagatgtttacttgaataaaataaaaagatcaatagattgggcttgcaactaaaaaaactagaaaaagagcaaattaaaaaacctcaatttaatacaaaatttgaaattctgaaaataaaagggattaataaaatattgagttgataaataaaactaagagttggttttatgaaaacaccaataaaatagataaacctttagttaatttgattagaaaaaggaaagaggaaaataaaattgttagttccaaaaatgaaaaggtagaactttccaccaatgaaaaggaaattacaggaataattaggagttattttgctatatgtcaataaattttataatctaagtgaaatggagaagtATCTACAAAAACACAGatttcccaggttaacagaagaggaactaaattacttaaatagtcccattttagaaaaaaagaaatagaacaaggtattaatcaactccctaaaaaaaaaatctccagggccagaggAACTtacaaattctaccaaacattaaaagaacaattaattccaatacttgacaaactatttgtaaaaatagggaaagaaagagtcctaccaatTTCCTTTTAATGCAAAGATATAGTGTTGAcacctaaaccaagtagggtgaatatagagaaagaaaaatttccctaatgaatattgatgaaaaaaatctttttttttattttataataactttttattgacagaacccatgccagggtaattttttaaacaacattatcccttgcactcgcttctgttccgatttttcccctccctccctccaccccctcccctagatggcaagcagtcctatatatgttagttatgttgcagtatgtcctagataaaatatatgtttgcagaaccgaacaattctcttgttgcacagggagaattggaatcagaaggtaaaaataacccgggaagaaaaacaaaaatgcaaatagttcacattcgtttcccagtgttctttctttgggtgtagctgcttctgtccatcattgatcaattgaaactgagttaggtctctttgtcaaagaaatccacttccatcagaatacatcctcataaaatatcattgtcaaagtgtataatgatctcctggttctgctcatttcacttattatcagttcatgtaagtctctccaaacctctctgtattcatccagctggtcatttcttacaaagcaataatattccataacattcatataccacaatttacccagccattcttcaattgatgggcatccattcaatttccagtttctaaccactacaaacggggttgccacaaacattttggcacatacaggtccctttcccttctttagtatttctttgggatataagcccagaagtaacactgctggatcaaagggtatgcacagtttgataacttttggggcgtaattccagattgctgtccagaatggttggattcgttcacaactccaccaacaatgcatcagtgtcccagtttccccgcatcccctccaacattcatcattattttttcctgtcatcttagccaatctgacaggtgtgtagtggtatctcagagttatcttaatttgcattttctctgatcaatagtgatttggaacactctttcatatgaatggtaatagtttcaatttcatcatctgaaaattgtctgttcatatcctttgaccatttatcaattggagaatggcttgatttcttataaatttgagtcagttctctatatattttggaaatgaggcctttatcagaacctttaactgtgaagatgttttcccagtttgttgcttcccttctaatcttgtttgcattagttttgtttgtacaaaggctttttaatttgatgtaatcaaaattttctattttgtgatcagtaatggtctctagttcatttttggtcacaaatttctttctcctccacaagtctgagagataaactatcctatgttcctctaatttatttataatctcgttctttatggctaggtcatggacccattttgatttatcttggtatatggtgttaagtgtgggtccatgcctaatttctgccatactaatttccaattatcccagtagtttttatcaaataatgaattcttatcccagaagttaggtctttgggtttgtcaaacactatattgctattagttgactattctgtcttgtgatcaactaatctatttctttcactgatcaactaatctatttcttagccaataccaaatggttttggtgactgctgctttataatataattttagatcaggtacagctaggccaccttcatttgattttttttcattaattcccttgagattctttttattgttccatataaattttgttgttatttttctagatcattaagatgcaaaaatcttaaataaaatattagcaaagagattacagaaagtcatccccaggataataaactatgaccaagtaggatttataccaggagagcaaggctggttcaatattagaaaaactataagcataattgactatatcaataaccaaactaacaaaaatcatatcaaaaagcatttgataaaatccaactcccatttctattaaaaacaatagagaatagaggaataaatgggcttttccttaaaatgatcagtaacatctatttaaaaccatcaacaagcaccACATCTACTGAGGACAAAATATAACCCCTTCCCAATaggatcaggggtgaaacaaggttgcccattatcaccattgctatttaatattttattagaaatgttagatttggcaataagagaagaaaaagagattaaaagaatcagagtaggtaatgaggaaaccaaattatcattctttgcagatgatatgatggtattcttagagagcCCTTGAAAATCAACTACAAAATTATTAggaacaatttacaactttaccaATTTTGCAGGAGtcaaaataaagccacataaatcatcagcatttttgtatAATACCAACAatgtctagcagcaagagatacaaagagaaactgcattcaaaataactgctgatagtataaaatatttgggaatctatctgccaaggaaaagtcaggaactatacgaacacaactacaaaacatttccacagaaataaagtcagatcttaatcagctggaaaaatatcaagtgctcatgggtaggctgagtgaaaataataaaaatgataatactacctaaattaatctacttttgtTAGTGCCATACtgatcaaacttccaagaaatttattttacagatctagaaaaaaataataacaaatttcatctgggagaacaaaaggtcaagaatttcaagggaattaatgaaaaaaaatgccaataaagGTGGCTTAGTTatgccaaacctaaaactatataataaagcagtggtcatcaaaatcatttggtattggctaagaagtaaAGTAGTTTCAGTGTattaggttaggatcacaggacaaaatctcaataactatagcaatatagtgtttgacaaacccaaagacaccggggtttgggataagaattcactatttgacaaaaagtgctgggaaaattggaaactagtatggcagaaactaggcattgacctacacctaaaTCATATACtaaaacaaggtcaaaatgggttcatgatttaggcataaagagtgttattataaacaaattaaaagaacataggataatttacctctcagatctgtgaaggaagaaggaatttgtgactaaagaagaactggaactcattattgaacactaaatagacaattttgattatattaagtaaggtaaaaaagcttttatacaaacaaaactaatgcagacaagattagaaagaaagcaataaattgggaaaacaaaggCCTCATAGGttccaataaaggcctcatttcttaaatgagaatgtagagaatatagagaatatagagaaatatagagaatcaactcaaatttataagaattcaagccattctttaattgataaatatttaatgaagccATTTTTGTGGTGccaaatattgaaaattaaacaaATGCTCTGCAACCAGAGACTGGTTAGACAaactggtatatgaatgtaataatggaatactattgtgcaataagaaatgatgatggggCAGATTTTATacaagcttggaaagacttattctaacttatgcaaagtgaaatgaggaaaaaaaggaaaacattgtacacaatagtaAAAACACTGTGTTATGATAAACTATAAATGATTCagatcttctcaacaatgcaatgatccaagataaatagaacaaactaaggaaagaaaatgctattcacatccagataaagaaccaATGGACTTTGGAGATTGGAGCATACTTTTTCACTTCATTCtccatcacattttttttcccttttgatctgtttctttgaaaactaatgtgactaatgtgaaaatgttttccatgataatagcatatatataatctatatctacttgcaaggaaggagaaaaatttgaaactcaaaatattgtaaaaaatgaatgctaaaattgtcTTGATATATAATTGGTAAAACATAAAATgctactaaaataaaattaatatattcagaataaaggctcaaaaatacattataaatatcTTTGAAATTTCAGCTCAATGAAAATCTAATCTATTACTCTTCAAtatttgtacatttttctttCACTAGGAAGTGATCTTTCCCACAGTTTTGGaatcttcccttctttcaaataaaaatattgatagttctgttcaatttcatatttattcagtgtcatgctCTCAGTTTCATAGACAAATGTTCACAAGATGATCTGGCCAGTTTTCATGTAAAACAGCCTTCAGGATTATTCTCTTcttaataacttttcattttttaataaagaacTGCAAGTCTTCATcttctatcttcatttttttttttttacaaattgtgTTGTTTTCAACCTTCAATTAATCTTAGccataatatttctctttttgacaGAAATTGCAATTTCTGGGCTATTTTGGCCTCTTTTTTGGGACAATGGTTTTTGATTGAAAAGTATTTGATTGAACTTCCCATTTTGGAAAGTTGATAGCTTGTCTAACCACAGCAGATCATAACTGTTATAACCACTGTCTCTCTTTCATCTTAAGACTTTCTCCTCGTTTGCattaatttttatcttaactctagCCAGCTGTGATCTGAATGACCATAAACAACTAATTCTAAAATTGTTCAAGCAATGGTAACAGTAATTTTTGTCTATTAGAATAATGGTAGTTTTGTGTCGGGGGTTGGGTAGtggttgttgttgggttttgttgacatcaaaaaattttctttcatgcAAATGTTAAATTCATACAAAATCCGATGACACATTCCACCAAAGGGATACTTTTTTCCCAATAACTATCAGCATTAAGTTAAATGTAAATAATGAGGTATATGTTCATCTAAGGTGTTTGCCAGTACTCTATAAGATACTCTGCACAGAATCCTACTAGAATAGATTATATATGATAGAAATGATGTCCAAATGCTCCTGCATCAAGCCTTGTAACATGAAAAAGGCCCACATGCAATAAAAAGAGATTCTACATTGAAAAAGTAGAGGAAAACTAAGTATTTTCCAGATTCTGTGTAGTTTAATGAGCAGTCCCATCTAGTTGACTCATCATTATCTTTGtagatgtagatatatgtgtAGACATACATGCATACCTCAAACCCTTCATGGGCAATGAACAACAACCATGCACTGGTCTCAAAAGTGTTGGGGAAAGGAGATCTAATTGAATCTCAATTGAGAAACTACATAACACTTCTAATGATCACACTGccacaaaaacttattttaaacaataatattctttcagGAATTATATTTGGCCacagtgaattttttaaaattccaaaccCAAATATATGatctcaaaaaaatcaaaattgtagATAATCCAAAGATCTATAGATATTATGTGTGGTGAATATAAGTAGCTGCAGACAATAATGTCTTTGATGTAGTAAGTGATGTCAAAGACATGcatgaacagaaaaaaatgtggaCTAATCTTGTATTGAAAATCAAAGCTTCCACTGGTCCTCAAGTATTAAAAGAACCAAGGGAATGAGTCAATGTATTTCCTGGATTCTTTATTAAGAATGACAAGTCCTGTAGGAGAAGATTGGATGGAATGGTCAAAATAAGAAATCAGTGTCATGAGTATTTACAAAAAGATTAAGGGTCCATCAAAGTATTTCATCATatcatgcttttattttttgcatttgtcaaTGTGCATATTCTTAAAGGAAACAAGGAGGAGCAGAAAATACATGCTACAATCCTCATGGATGACATTAAGATTATTTCATAAAGAGAATCAACTAACTCAGAGTTCAAAACTTCTATggaataatattaatttaaaatcaataaagaaacagaaaataacaatCACCAATAAAGAATGATAATTAGTATGCCCATGTGGAATGCTTTCTCTCTTGCACAATCCTAAGTTTTTCTATTCATAGCtgattttttgacatttttcagACCTTTGCAATGATAGTAAATTTCAATTGCCATTGTTCACTGTGTTCCATGatttaagttaaatgatttaatctTATTCCTCTAGAAATGTTGCTTTAAAAACATAAGCTTTAATTACTGTACCTTTTATAGCTATCCAAAGCATTCACGTTTGCTCCATTTTTCAAGAGAAAATCTGCCAATTCAGTGTTCATAGATGTAATTGCAAGCAAAAGTGGTGTAAGGCCTTCCTGCAAAGTCAAAACAAAGATACTAAACAAAGATATTAagtaagcattttatatttatttcaattcacCTTATGACATTTTGTGAATATCTTGTAAATTTGCTAATGACATGTTAAAGACATGGCACAATGGACCAttaaagttagaagaaaagaACATAAATCCTGCATCTATTAGCCAATTCCTATGTGATCATTAAGCAAATTATTAAAGTTTTCTTACATGCAAAATGATATAATCTCTGGGATTTTTTCTAGCTAATACATAATTATGtaatcagaagataaaaatccAGAATTTGTAAGAGACCATTTGGTATTATTCCATAGGTGTCTTCCTTTCTTgccattttcatttcataatcaATTATTGTCCAAATGCAGCCAAACTTTTTTCTTCAGAATTGTACTAAAATAAAGCTATATCCTGGTTGGGTTTAAAGTTGACTAGTTATCTTTATCCATTCCTCTGGAGTGTACAAACTGAAAACAACTACAACCACAATATAACAACCAAaacaatcttattttaaaaatcttgccTTGAGAGGCTTAAATATGGAAGCAATTTACTAgcatttttcctctcttactACCTTTCCTAATATAttccatgatttttctctttcaggtGGCAATGACTAAAAATTAAGcctttactcaaaaaaaaaaaaatcaggagtcaTTCAGTAATTctagaaagaaaatgactttaaatgTGTAGTCATTAGGATAAAGAAACATGTACTTAAGAATTTGTTCCTGTGGAAATTCTGTCTCTATGTAGTTATACCTAGTAGAAcaaatttcaaaaagtttttcCTAAAAAATCATGACATTTCATCATGACAAATCCATATTGTGTGCAATATCTGGTGGAATTATTGTATTCTGAAAAGCAGACCTAATCTATCATTTAAAGAAGATTCTGGAGAGACAGAATGTGATGAAATAGctatctagctagctagcttCAAAGTCAATAAGACTTAGATTCAAGGGCTGCTGCTGACATGTATATACTGACTGGGTGACCTTGCAGTACTGCAGGACTTTTCCTAACACAAggtttcttaacatttttatgtCATATACTCCTTTccagaaaaatgcttttaaatgacTAAAACATGTAGaagacaaacaaaaccaattacattgaaataacaataatctcattatagtcattttaaaattaatggacCCCAGCTGAAAAATCCATGCTCTTAGATTAAAATACAGAGTAAGTTCGGGTCTAAATCAGTAGAGGGAATTACCTTCTTAGgaatgaatatgaatgaatgtgaatgaaatcTCTTCCAGTGTCATGCCCACTCCCCCACTCCCTTTCTCACACCTCCACCCTGCACTAGAAAATTCTGAAAGTTAATGAATTGTAACTATAGAATAATTTTAAGTTATTTCCATGAAAGAAATGCTtccatgaataaatgaattatatctagccattcttcagttgataaatgggtaaaggatataaacaattttcagatgatgaaattttaaccatttctagtcatgtgaaaaggtgctctaaatcactattgatcacagaaatgcaaattaagataacccTGACATACCattatacatctctcagattagctgagaagacaggaaaagataatgacaaatgttggaggggatgtgggaaaactgggacattaatacattaggGGTGGTGGTGTGAtgtgatccaactattctggagagcaatttggaactatgctcaataagttatcaaactgtgcataccctttgatccagcagtgtttctactgggcttatatccccaaagagatcttaaaggaagaaaagggacccacgtgtgcaaaaatgtttgtggcagccctttttgtagtgacaagaaactggaaactgagtggatgcccatcagttggagaatggctaaataaattatggtatatgaatgtcaattaatattattgctctataagaaacgataggcaggataattttagagaggcctggaagaggcttacatgaaatgatgctaagtgaaatgagcagaacgaggagattgTTGTACATGGCAAAAACAATATTAGATGATGATCATCTAATTTGaaggacgtggctctcttcaacaatgaaatgattcagaccagttccaatgatcttgtgatgaagagagccatctacaactagagagaggactgtaggaactgagtgtgggaactgagttcacaacattttcactctttttgttgtttgcttacattttattttctttcttactttttccctttttgatttgtgcagcaagataattttataaatatgtatgcatatattggattcaacatgtATTTCcactgtgtttaacatatattggatcatttgccaCCTAGGACAGGGGATGGGAGAAGTAGGGGGAAattgaacacaaagtttttcaagggttaattttgaaatattatccatgcatgggttttgaaaataaaaagctttaactaaaaATGAACTATAAAATATGTGAATGTGGACACTAATTCATTTTTTAGCTGATGATCTATGTTATTATACAAGAGATTAGCTTCTACCTTGTTTACTGCGTCaatatcaattttatatttaatcagtATTTCTGCCATGAATTTGGTCCGACCACAGGCAACATAGTGAAGTATAGTGTCGTTGTTCTTATCCCTAAGACTAGGGTCTGCACCATGTTCCAGCAGGATTGTTGCACATTCCTCCTGCCGACACTCTATTGCCTGTCagtataatatatacaaagaaaaaaaaatgtaatataaaatgtaGTATACTCAAGCATAATTAGTGATATTTAAATGTTAGTAATGCCTAGTAGCTTATTtactaacttttattttttcttaatcaaagaaagaaatcaaaatgcattTCAATGAACAACATGGTTAACTAATGGGTACCTTCATTAAAGGTGTTCGATTGTCATCATCCAATAAGTtcagttcacattttctttctattaagaGAGACACAAGGTCTGGATATCCATTAGCACAAGCCAGGTGAAGAGGTGTTCTATAGAAATGAGAGAGTAAAGTGATTGGTTGATAATGTACTACAACAATCAAGATTGTATCATTCTAAGAATAAATTTTACTATAACATGCATTATCATTTTTATGCCTAAATTGtaaatcatttccaaaataaattattaCTATTGTCACCTAAGTAAATGCAAAACATGCATTAATTCTCATTGCTCATATGATAGAGAAAATTCCCCGGGGTGTTGGGGGAGAATATATCCAATAGGTAGATTTAGATTTCACCACAGATTGGCATGGGAATTTTGCTCAGTTTCTGACCTCAGATGCTTCGCCTCTCCTAAGGCAATTTGCTGATCCCTTGTACCTTGGGATTAACCATACTGATGCCAAATTTGATACTGATGCAAAGTTCCTACTGGCATGGCCCCTGCAACCCAAAACTCATGAGTTCAAAAGATCTGTCAGCCTCAGCTTTCCTGTAACTGGGATTATAGGTGGGCTTCACCCTGCCTAATTGTTAAGTCTAATAACTTTTCAATAAGAATATCCATccacatttacaaaatatttagtaaagcagctttctcagaaaaaaaaaaaaaaaccttacatatttgcatattgtaTCTTTGTACAACCACATACATGTGCATTTCCTGCTAAGGCTTACTGAAAGGAAGCAAATGAAGTGGCTCTGTTTTGCCACAGGCTATTCCAGCAGGATAAACGTTTTGGTGTTCTACCGTGCTGAAAATGTTTGCAGTAAGAACCTGGTATGTTTGCTGTCCATGGACCCACCTAACAAATGTCATAAAGATATCACCAGTTTGGTCAAAGGAGAATGAGTTTTTTATTGATAGTGTATTTCAAAGTCCATGTTTGtgatttagtcatttcagtaCTGTTCAACTCTGTCATTTCATgttgggttttcttgataaagatttATAACACTCCTCTCTCCAAGTTCTTTTCCCAAGTATCCGATTCTCTGCTTCTCAGGCTCCCTTGCTTATTAAGTCCCTTACTAGACTAACTCCTAAAATAGGGACAATCCCTGCTCCCCCATTCCTTTGTATCTATTGCTATTAATCCAGTGCCTGAAACAGAAAGGACTTAATAAAAGCAACAATTAATTTTCTACCTTGAAACTTTTACTCTTCACATATCTGAAGAGTATGGACAATATCTTTTCCATATTTCACCAACTGCGGCTTCTAAGTGACACAATGAATAAGAGTTCtggacttgtagtcaggaagattcatcttcctgcgTTCAAATTTGATATCAGATACTTAccactgtgtgatcctgatcaggttacttaaccttgtttgcctcaatttccccatctgtcaaaatgagctgaagaaggaaatggcaagctattccactaactttcccaagaaaatcccccCCAAATCCTCACGGTTAGTCTGACACAGTCGTTTTAGACGTGTCAACAATTCAGCATTAGGGAAGAGTATTTGCTCCCACGTTGCTACTGATTAACAATGTTAATTGGACGTTAGCTAAAAGTAAATCGAAAGtttccaattcattaaaaatggaCAGGCAGGAGGGGTTGGTGAAGCCAGTTTTTGGGACTTGCTATCCAAGATCCTGGGAGGCAAATCCCCAGGAGCTGAGAGGGTTTGATTTCCCGAGGGTTAAGGGGGTGAGGAACACGGACTCATGTGGAGGGATAGGGTGAGTGTCTTATGCTTCTTCAGTGGgagctttctccttttccccccgCCACCAACCTTTGCTCTTACCGCTTCATTTTATCCAGTTCATTTACGGTGCTTTTTCCaagcagcagcagctgctgcaCCTTCGCCACATCTCCGAGCAAGGCAGCTTTGTGCATTTTCCCGAGGTCCTTGCTCGGGATCTCATATCTTTCGGTGGAGTAGGGTGTTTGGACCCCAAAGTAACTCGGCACCCTGTTGAAGGAGCGAGATGTTGATTGCCCCTTCTTCTTGCCGAAGTTGAAAATCTTCTTCATCTCGGAGGCAGCATTCCCGACTGGGAGAGAGAACTCGCAGGGGAAACTTCTCTCCGGCCCCTCAGCCTGCTGGGAGGGGGAATTAAAAGGGATATTAAAGGGAGAATTAAAGGAGGAATTAAAAGGGGAAATATCAATAACTCCAGGCCGGAGGTTTAGAGACCTGTGAACCCGCAGCAGTTACAACCGATTCAGCCCTAGAGCCGATTGCAACCCTGGCAATGGCGGGAGGGGAACTGAACTGCGCGTGCGTTTATCTTGTCTGTGGCTCACGCGGATGCTATGGTCAAGTAACGCACTGGGAGAGTGCGCGAGTACCGGGACCGTTAGCTGTCAGCGCCAGAAGCCCGAGGCTGTGGATTGCGAGGGTGGGTAGCGTTCGCATCTCGGGACTCGTTCTGTTGCTTACTTTTGTAATGATGGGCAGAGCGCTTCCTTTCCGAGATTcggtttcttttgtaaaatgaagacattctCGATAATCTCTCAAATCTTGCAGGGCTTTATAACAATTCTGAAGAGGAGCCCCCTGGGGGATTGGATGAACAAATGCAGTCTTGCCTCGATTCTTCCTTCCCAGCTGGATGGCTGGTCTCCACCAGGCCGACCTGGGTTCAAGCTCCTCCTctacaaaatttaataaaaaactgGTGCTGTTATTAATGGAGGGGGCTGTACGGAGAAAAGCTTTTAGCAGTTtagtgggaaaaaaatatatcactTTTAGTTGAAAGATTTAAACATACCCAGAGTGTTGTGTTTTTAAGGAAGtgacccgtccagcaggtcatcaaagtgtgggtccTGAGGTGGACATTTGTCTGTGAGGCTAGgcctgaaaagggatggggttagaaatgaggagggagaccagttggggtgaaacaaagtctcagtttaatgaatgaagagggtccagttaaatacatttctgaatgggGGGTTGTAAAGTAAAGAATGTTACACCAAATGtgtggcagacatcctggagcctaATCGTTATCTTCcacctgggctgatagggccaatttcctaggacacacatcatcttgtctcaggagtttaggATGTATAGTTTGCTTACGATAAGGTTGTAGCTTCAGAATTTATGTGCAGGCAATTacattcttctttagctctttgattccaaggacatggtctctggcaagGAAGGACCTTTTTTAAGGAACAACTTTCTAGGAAGGACCTTGATGAATTCAGAGACATGAGATATAAGATAGAGAAAACTAAGGGAAGATATGATTCTTTTCAAACATCTGTGACACGGATACTTTGATTATATTAGTGTATATCATACTGCTGCAGACTTCCATTAGGAGAGATCATGGAAGGctgctttattttaaaagaagctagcaatattttgttttattggctTGGATTTTATCCCCAAACCATAAGGAAAATTCTGCAAAAGGAAACAATGCAGATTATTATCTAAGTAGTCTTACTACTTAGTTATCTGCATACCCCCAGTACTGGATGAAGAACAAACGGGAAAAGTTCaatcctcttttcccctccccaaatccTGAAT contains these protein-coding regions:
- the LOC127564425 gene encoding ankyrin repeat domain-containing protein 7-like, producing the protein MKKIFNFGKKKGQSTSRSFNRVPSYFGVQTPYSTERYEIPSKDLGKMHKAALLGDVAKVQQLLLLGKSTVNELDKMKRTPLHLACANGYPDLVSLLIERKCELNLLDDDNRTPLMKAIECRQEECATILLEHGADPSLRDKNNDTILHYVACGRTKFMAEILIKYKIDIDAVNKEGLTPLLLAITSMNTELADFLLKNGANVNALDSYKRTALMIAVSVEALGLVTLLLQNNADYTLRDVSGWTAETYAERYGYPLHIYHKQIEKQKERIEKQKKQFEKEKLCPPQISCSDTEKPSDTEFALGASSLDQKGRIDKPK